A single genomic interval of Shewanella psychropiezotolerans harbors:
- the earP gene encoding elongation factor P maturation arginine rhamnosyltransferase EarP, whose translation MIKPLSSSGHWDIFCAVIDNYGDIGVTWRLAKQLVHDFDIEVRLWVDDLKSFAHILPELDITLSRQEIMGVRIYHWRQPLPEQWQAGDVLIEAFACNLPACVLDQLASLDTPPRWLNLEYLSAEDWIDSCHGLPSLQSNGISKHFYFPGFTPSSGGLLCEHGLFEARDSWQGEPTNRAHLLKQLGIDGVNSEDTLISVFSYESSALLSLCQSWRQATKRIHALIPMGRSLNSLKGLIPDGLSLVPGDSLTLNSLTLHILPMTDQGAYDRLLWSCDFNIVRGEDSFIRAQWAAKPFIWHIYGQENDAHLDKLSAFSDRYIDSLDEDTGQAWSRLNLAFNQEDGEITVKMWKELHERRTFMDKHATKWPMLALNHADLATRLVQFVKKG comes from the coding sequence ATGATTAAGCCGCTCTCCTCTTCCGGGCACTGGGACATCTTCTGTGCCGTCATAGATAACTATGGCGATATTGGGGTAACCTGGCGCTTAGCGAAACAACTGGTACATGATTTCGATATCGAAGTCAGACTCTGGGTCGACGATCTCAAGAGTTTCGCCCATATTCTGCCAGAACTCGATATCACCCTCTCTCGGCAAGAGATCATGGGAGTCAGGATATATCATTGGCGCCAGCCTTTACCTGAGCAATGGCAAGCGGGTGACGTACTTATCGAAGCCTTTGCCTGCAACTTGCCAGCATGTGTACTCGATCAGTTAGCCTCTCTCGACACGCCGCCACGATGGCTCAACCTGGAATACCTGAGCGCCGAGGACTGGATAGATAGCTGCCATGGCTTGCCCTCGCTGCAGTCCAATGGGATAAGTAAGCATTTTTACTTCCCGGGGTTCACACCAAGCAGCGGCGGTTTGCTCTGCGAACACGGTCTATTCGAAGCTAGAGACAGTTGGCAAGGCGAGCCTACTAATCGAGCTCATTTACTCAAGCAATTAGGCATAGATGGCGTTAACAGTGAAGACACCCTGATCAGCGTTTTTAGCTATGAAAGTTCTGCATTGCTGAGCCTTTGTCAATCGTGGCGGCAAGCTACAAAGCGGATTCATGCTCTTATTCCCATGGGACGTAGCCTAAATAGCCTCAAGGGCCTGATCCCAGATGGGCTAAGCCTTGTGCCCGGAGATTCACTGACTTTAAATTCCCTGACCTTACATATATTGCCCATGACAGATCAAGGCGCTTACGATCGTTTGCTCTGGAGCTGTGACTTTAATATTGTGCGTGGGGAGGACTCTTTTATTCGTGCTCAATGGGCCGCGAAGCCATTCATTTGGCACATATATGGCCAGGAAAATGATGCACATTTAGATAAATTATCTGCATTTAGCGACCGCTATATTGACTCTCTAGATGAAGACACAGGACAAGCCTGGTCAAGGCTCAACCTGGCCTTCAACCAGGAAGACGGAGAAATTACAGTGAAAATGTGGAAAGAGTTACATGAGCGCCGCACTTTTATGGATAAACACGCCACTAAATGGCCAATGTTGGCATTAAATCACGCAGATTTGGCAACTCGACTAGTGCAATTTGTCAAAAAAGGCTAA
- the fldA gene encoding flavodoxin FldA — MATVGLFFGSDTGNTEAIAKMIQKKLGKKMVEVKDIAKSTKEQIEEYDLLMFGIPTWYYGEAQCDWDDFFPELEQINFEDKLIAIFGCGDQEDYAEYFLDAMGMVNEIVEGRGGIVIGHWPVKGYDFEASKGLTEDEKHFVGLGIDEDRQPELTEERVDAWVKQIYEEMCLAELAD; from the coding sequence ATGGCAACTGTAGGTCTTTTTTTCGGTAGCGATACAGGTAACACTGAAGCCATCGCCAAGATGATCCAGAAAAAACTGGGTAAAAAAATGGTCGAAGTCAAAGACATCGCCAAGAGTACCAAGGAGCAGATAGAAGAATATGATCTTCTAATGTTCGGTATTCCTACCTGGTATTACGGTGAAGCTCAGTGTGACTGGGATGATTTTTTCCCGGAATTAGAACAAATCAACTTCGAAGACAAACTCATTGCCATCTTCGGTTGTGGCGATCAGGAGGATTACGCCGAGTACTTCCTCGATGCCATGGGTATGGTCAATGAAATCGTTGAAGGCCGTGGCGGTATCGTCATAGGTCACTGGCCTGTCAAAGGCTATGATTTCGAAGCTTCTAAAGGGTTAACGGAAGATGAGAAACACTTCGTCGGTCTGGGTATCGATGAAGACAGACAGCCTGAACTGACCGAAGAGCGAGTCGATGCTTGGGTCAAGCAGATCTACGAAGAGATGTGTTTGGCTGAATTAGCAGATTAA
- the ybfE gene encoding LexA regulated protein: protein MAKETSDRTTIDLFATEKRRGRPRSNPLPRDQQLKINKRNQIQRDRANGLKRIELKVSQDLYDALNEKALASNISRSQLIELILQKQVNA, encoded by the coding sequence ATGGCAAAAGAAACATCAGATAGAACCACAATCGATCTATTCGCCACAGAAAAACGTCGTGGTCGTCCACGTAGTAATCCACTGCCTAGAGATCAGCAGCTTAAAATTAATAAGCGAAATCAGATCCAACGCGACAGAGCGAACGGTTTAAAACGAATAGAGTTAAAGGTGTCACAAGATTTATACGACGCCTTGAATGAAAAGGCTTTGGCCAGTAATATCAGCCGCAGTCAATTAATCGAATTAATATTGCAGAAGCAAGTCAACGCCTGA
- a CDS encoding DUF2788 domain-containing protein gives MLSQYMIQIEAIGLDLFFAAIFFFIGMAIHDVLKQGRVPKFGRIIVWSVLFLGCAGFVAKGMIQLFWEGVG, from the coding sequence ATGTTGTCTCAGTACATGATACAGATTGAAGCAATAGGCCTAGACCTATTCTTTGCAGCGATTTTTTTCTTTATCGGCATGGCTATCCATGACGTACTGAAACAAGGTAGAGTCCCCAAATTTGGCCGTATTATTGTTTGGTCAGTGCTATTTTTAGGCTGCGCGGGATTTGTTGCGAAAGGAATGATTCAGCTCTTTTGGGAAGGCGTAGGGTAA
- a CDS encoding alpha/beta fold hydrolase encodes MHYISSGKGSAVILIHGLFGNLDNLKGLGKSLEENHQVVRVDVPNHGLSPHWQKMDYPLLAQAVIELMDSLHLERAHILGHSMGGKIAMATALGYPDRVTSLIAADIAPVSYEQRHDKVFSGLEGIDLTGLKSRSDALKQLSAAGLDEGTAQFLLKNLSRTDEGFNWKMNLAGLKSCYRDLIAWYNDIEAEDFLQYRKPTLFIRGGDSDYITSEHRQAIMSQFPQVQAKTIEGTGHWLHAQKPAIFNRIVSEFLAKHEVK; translated from the coding sequence ATGCATTATATCTCTTCTGGTAAGGGTTCCGCTGTGATCTTAATTCATGGCCTCTTCGGTAATCTGGATAATTTAAAGGGCCTCGGCAAGAGCCTGGAAGAGAATCATCAGGTGGTGCGAGTCGATGTGCCCAACCATGGACTCAGCCCCCATTGGCAAAAAATGGATTACCCACTGCTGGCACAAGCCGTCATCGAGCTTATGGACAGTCTGCATTTAGAGCGCGCGCATATTCTTGGCCACTCTATGGGAGGAAAGATAGCCATGGCGACGGCGCTAGGTTATCCGGACAGAGTGACTAGTCTGATTGCCGCCGATATCGCTCCGGTGAGTTATGAACAACGACATGATAAGGTTTTTTCAGGACTAGAGGGTATCGATCTTACCGGCTTAAAGAGTCGCTCTGATGCACTCAAACAACTATCAGCTGCAGGGTTAGATGAAGGTACCGCTCAGTTTTTGTTAAAAAATCTGTCTCGAACCGACGAAGGGTTCAACTGGAAAATGAATCTGGCAGGACTGAAGTCTTGCTATCGGGACTTGATCGCTTGGTACAATGACATCGAGGCCGAAGATTTTTTACAATATAGAAAACCCACCTTATTTATTCGCGGTGGCGACTCAGATTATATTACCAGTGAACATAGGCAAGCCATCATGAGTCAATTCCCCCAAGTTCAGGCTAAAACGATTGAGGGGACGGGCCATTGGTTACATGCGCAAAAACCCGCCATTTTTAATCGGATAGTGAGTGAATTTCTAGCGAAACACGAGGTTAAATAA
- the seqA gene encoding replication initiation negative regulator SeqA — MKYIEVDEELYRHIAGKTERIGESASDILRRLLGLDVESINHDTPETISHPGMESVPAKPQVKAQTGHKRQSNKDFSECIDTEELAAQKGAVGRFLFILEAVYRAAPEQFSQVLQIQGRDRLYFATSRESLLKASKSANPKEIGQSGFWVTTNNNTAKKRNILTEVLQQYGTVEAQIEAITNNL, encoded by the coding sequence ATGAAATATATCGAGGTCGATGAAGAGCTGTATCGCCATATTGCCGGTAAGACAGAGCGTATTGGTGAGAGTGCTTCAGATATCCTGCGCCGCTTGCTTGGGTTAGATGTCGAGTCTATCAATCATGACACGCCGGAAACGATAAGCCATCCTGGAATGGAGTCGGTTCCAGCCAAGCCTCAAGTTAAGGCTCAAACTGGCCATAAGCGACAATCGAATAAAGACTTCTCAGAGTGTATAGACACAGAGGAACTCGCGGCTCAGAAAGGGGCTGTGGGTCGTTTTCTATTTATCTTAGAGGCCGTTTACCGCGCCGCGCCAGAGCAGTTCTCTCAAGTGTTACAGATTCAGGGCCGCGATAGACTCTACTTTGCGACCTCAAGAGAATCACTGCTTAAGGCCAGCAAGTCTGCCAATCCAAAAGAGATAGGTCAGAGTGGTTTTTGGGTGACCACCAACAATAATACCGCCAAGAAGCGTAATATTCTGACCGAAGTCCTACAGCAATATGGCACGGTCGAAGCGCAAATTGAGGCGATTACAAATAATTTGTAG
- the pgm gene encoding phosphoglucomutase (alpha-D-glucose-1,6-bisphosphate-dependent) has translation MSIHERAGQVAQQEDLVNIPKLMSHYFCIKPDIKLDEQKVCFGTSGHRGSSLKGSFNQAHILAISQAVVDYRNSARITGPLYLGIDTHALSQAAFISAIEVLVANLVSVIIHKDDGFTPTPVVSHSIIQANKQPDALKPALADGLIVTPSHNPPQDGGIKYNPPHGGPAEGEITKWIEQKANQYLRDGLAGVKRLDYAVAIASPLVKAEDLIAPYVDDLDAVIDMKAISDAGIRIGVDPLGGSGIHYWAKIAKRYDLDIKLVNTRIDPSFSFMPLDKDGKIRMDCSSPYAMAGLLKQQDNFDLCVGNDPDYDRHGIVCPGSGLMNPNHFLAVAIDYLVTHRPQWSDALIIGKTLVSSAMIDKVCAQHDKPLCEVPVGFKWFVDGLADASVAFGGEESAGAAFLRRDGSTWCTDKDGFILALLAAEILAVTGKTPARRYQELVALHGESFYKRVDSPVQADKKAKFAQVLKNDVNTQTLGTEMLAGESILTVLTKAPGNHADIGGIKVITENAWFAARPSGTEALFKIYGESFISQAHLEQVIIEAQAMIDALLI, from the coding sequence TTGAGCATTCATGAGCGAGCAGGGCAAGTTGCACAGCAAGAGGACTTAGTGAATATTCCCAAGTTGATGAGTCACTATTTTTGCATCAAGCCAGATATTAAATTGGATGAGCAGAAAGTCTGCTTCGGCACATCCGGTCATCGTGGCAGCTCGCTGAAGGGCAGTTTCAATCAAGCGCATATATTGGCCATCAGCCAAGCCGTTGTCGACTACCGCAATAGTGCCAGAATCACCGGTCCCTTGTATCTGGGCATAGATACCCATGCATTGTCACAAGCCGCATTTATCAGTGCGATTGAGGTCTTAGTGGCGAATCTGGTTAGCGTCATCATACATAAAGATGATGGCTTCACGCCGACACCTGTGGTTTCTCACTCGATCATTCAAGCGAACAAACAGCCTGATGCACTTAAGCCGGCACTAGCCGACGGTCTTATTGTCACGCCTTCCCATAATCCTCCACAAGATGGCGGCATCAAGTATAACCCGCCACATGGTGGTCCGGCGGAAGGCGAGATCACCAAATGGATCGAGCAAAAGGCCAATCAGTATCTTAGAGATGGGCTCGCGGGCGTCAAACGTCTCGATTATGCTGTGGCCATAGCGTCGCCGTTAGTGAAAGCTGAAGACCTAATCGCGCCATATGTGGATGATTTAGATGCTGTTATCGATATGAAGGCCATTTCAGATGCGGGCATACGCATCGGCGTCGATCCATTGGGCGGCTCAGGCATCCACTATTGGGCTAAGATTGCTAAGCGCTACGACTTAGATATAAAGCTGGTCAATACCCGTATCGATCCCAGTTTCAGTTTCATGCCGCTGGATAAAGATGGCAAAATACGCATGGATTGCTCTTCACCTTATGCCATGGCTGGCTTGTTAAAGCAGCAAGATAATTTCGACCTCTGTGTTGGCAATGACCCTGATTACGATCGCCACGGCATCGTGTGTCCCGGTTCTGGTTTGATGAATCCCAATCACTTCCTGGCGGTGGCCATCGATTATCTGGTGACTCATAGACCACAATGGTCTGATGCATTGATCATAGGTAAAACCTTAGTCTCAAGTGCCATGATCGATAAAGTTTGCGCCCAGCACGATAAGCCACTGTGTGAGGTGCCGGTTGGCTTTAAATGGTTCGTCGATGGTCTCGCCGATGCAAGTGTTGCCTTCGGGGGAGAGGAGAGTGCCGGTGCGGCATTCTTGAGACGTGATGGCAGCACCTGGTGTACCGATAAAGACGGTTTTATTCTCGCACTGCTAGCGGCTGAAATTCTCGCGGTAACGGGTAAGACACCCGCGCGAAGATATCAGGAATTAGTGGCGTTACACGGAGAGAGTTTTTACAAGAGGGTCGACAGTCCGGTACAAGCTGATAAGAAGGCCAAGTTTGCCCAGGTTCTGAAAAATGATGTTAATACCCAGACCTTAGGCACCGAGATGTTGGCCGGAGAGTCGATATTAACTGTGCTGACCAAAGCGCCTGGAAATCATGCCGACATAGGTGGCATCAAGGTCATCACAGAGAATGCCTGGTTCGCGGCTCGTCCATCGGGCACCGAAGCCCTGTTTAAGATATATGGCGAGAGCTTTATTAGCCAAGCCCATCTGGAACAAGTTATCATTGAGGCACAAGCCATGATCGATGCACTCCTGATTTAA
- the msrA gene encoding peptide-methionine (S)-S-oxide reductase MsrA, with protein sequence MAVATFGAGCFWGVEYFFNQIAGVKLTTCGYMGGDNATNTYQEVKIGQTGHAEVVQVEYDESLVSYQDLLEVFWQNHNPTTLNRQGADVGSQYRSAIFFHDNGQKTIAEQSKHALIFSGKWGEKQIVTQIAPVLEFNRAEEYHQNYLKKNNLPSCHISF encoded by the coding sequence ATGGCAGTAGCGACATTTGGTGCGGGGTGTTTTTGGGGTGTGGAGTATTTTTTCAACCAGATTGCAGGCGTTAAACTAACAACGTGTGGCTATATGGGTGGCGATAACGCAACGAACACCTATCAAGAAGTTAAAATCGGTCAAACCGGTCACGCCGAAGTCGTCCAGGTGGAATACGATGAAAGCTTAGTCTCTTATCAGGACTTGCTCGAGGTGTTTTGGCAAAATCACAACCCGACCACGCTCAACCGACAAGGGGCTGATGTCGGCTCTCAATATCGCAGCGCCATTTTTTTCCACGACAATGGACAAAAAACGATTGCTGAGCAATCGAAACATGCCCTGATCTTTAGTGGGAAATGGGGAGAGAAACAGATAGTCACACAAATAGCCCCGGTACTCGAATTTAATCGCGCCGAAGAATATCACCAGAATTACCTGAAGAAGAACAATCTCCCCAGCTGCCATATATCTTTCTAA
- the astE gene encoding succinylglutamate desuccinylase yields MLEALIESQDFLTFTLDNPHHIDESGTFSIGEHTQVTVWDTGVIVFEPKHAEGKDIVLSCAVHGNETAPIELCNDLIKDLLQEKIITKQRVLFLFGNPPAIINGTRFIEENLNRLFNGAHSAGEGLTNPERIRAKKLEFYVDKFFSASSATDQRIHYDLHTAIRGSKHEKFAIYPYRPGRKYSAEQIMYLEACGINTVLFHHEPTTTFSYYSSKNYQADAFTIELGKVLPFGQNDMTRFIALREMLNRLITNQDLALDEFDVNKVNLYQVCRAINKGFDDFEFTFANDVENFTAFPKGYILAKEGGMDIKVEHEVEAIVFPNAKVPVGQRTVLCLKPASIDNIA; encoded by the coding sequence GTGCTAGAGGCGCTAATAGAGTCACAAGACTTTTTAACATTTACGTTAGATAACCCACATCATATAGATGAAAGCGGTACATTTTCCATAGGCGAACACACTCAAGTAACAGTGTGGGATACCGGAGTCATTGTATTTGAGCCAAAGCATGCAGAAGGAAAAGATATTGTCCTCTCTTGTGCGGTACACGGTAACGAAACAGCCCCCATCGAGCTCTGCAATGACCTGATAAAGGACCTGCTGCAGGAAAAGATCATTACCAAGCAAAGAGTCTTGTTTTTGTTTGGTAATCCGCCAGCAATCATCAATGGCACCCGCTTTATCGAAGAAAACTTAAATCGTTTATTCAACGGTGCACACTCTGCGGGTGAGGGGCTGACTAATCCTGAGCGTATTCGAGCAAAAAAACTCGAGTTTTACGTCGATAAGTTCTTTTCGGCGTCTAGTGCAACAGATCAAAGAATTCATTACGATCTGCATACGGCCATTCGTGGCTCAAAACATGAAAAGTTCGCTATTTATCCCTATCGCCCCGGTCGCAAGTATAGCGCCGAGCAGATCATGTATCTCGAGGCTTGTGGTATCAATACTGTCTTATTCCATCATGAACCGACCACAACATTCAGCTATTACTCTTCAAAGAATTACCAAGCCGATGCATTCACCATTGAGTTAGGTAAAGTCTTGCCCTTCGGCCAGAATGACATGACGCGCTTTATCGCTTTAAGAGAGATGTTGAATCGCTTGATCACCAATCAGGACTTAGCACTTGATGAATTCGATGTGAACAAGGTTAACCTGTATCAGGTCTGCCGCGCGATCAATAAAGGTTTCGATGATTTTGAATTTACCTTTGCCAACGATGTCGAAAATTTTACTGCATTCCCTAAGGGTTACATCTTAGCCAAAGAAGGTGGTATGGATATCAAGGTTGAGCATGAGGTTGAAGCCATCGTGTTTCCTAATGCCAAGGTACCCGTCGGCCAGAGAACCGTTTTATGCCTAAAGCCTGCCAGCATAGATAACATTGCTTAG
- a CDS encoding thiamine pyrophosphate-dependent dehydrogenase E1 component subunit alpha translates to MSNATSDNETVHRVSFLDRESVNIPILKVLQADGTVYDKAVLPAIDEALAHRIYDTCVFTRVLDERMLGAQRQGRISFYMTCTGEEASIIGSTASLDDGDVILAQYREHAAIRYRGFTTEQFMNQLFSNEKDLGKGRQMPIHYGSAELNYQTVSSPLATQIPQATGVGYSFKMQGKRNIAICYFGEGAASEGDFHAGLNMAAVLKSPTIFFCRNNGYAISTPTSEQFCGNGIASRGPGYGIHTIRVDGNDMLAVLAATQQARAYAVENHSPVLIEAMTYRLGAHSSSDDPSGYRSKDEEAKWQQHDPVKRFKLWMINKGWLTEKQDAEMYEKYRKEILAELKVAEKLPMSMLDTLIEDVYDTPTPRLKQQLKDLKKHLKKYPDSYPNSKGRL, encoded by the coding sequence ATGAGCAACGCAACAAGCGATAACGAGACTGTCCATAGAGTCAGTTTTCTCGACAGGGAGTCAGTTAACATCCCTATTCTTAAAGTATTGCAAGCCGACGGTACCGTTTATGACAAGGCCGTACTGCCTGCAATTGATGAGGCATTGGCTCATCGAATCTATGATACCTGCGTTTTCACTCGTGTTTTAGACGAACGTATGTTGGGTGCACAGAGGCAAGGTCGCATCAGCTTCTATATGACATGTACCGGTGAAGAGGCCTCTATCATAGGCAGCACAGCTTCTTTAGATGATGGTGATGTTATCTTGGCTCAATATCGTGAGCATGCGGCTATCCGTTATCGTGGTTTTACCACTGAGCAATTTATGAACCAATTGTTCAGTAATGAAAAAGATCTCGGTAAGGGCAGGCAGATGCCGATCCATTACGGCAGTGCCGAACTCAATTATCAAACCGTCTCTTCTCCCTTAGCCACCCAGATCCCACAGGCTACAGGTGTCGGCTATAGCTTCAAGATGCAAGGTAAGCGTAACATCGCCATCTGTTATTTTGGTGAAGGCGCTGCGTCGGAAGGCGATTTCCATGCCGGATTAAACATGGCTGCGGTACTCAAATCACCCACCATCTTCTTTTGTCGAAATAATGGTTACGCTATTTCTACGCCGACAAGTGAGCAGTTTTGTGGTAATGGCATTGCCAGCCGTGGTCCTGGTTACGGCATACACACGATACGTGTCGATGGTAACGATATGCTGGCGGTACTCGCCGCGACTCAGCAGGCTCGCGCCTATGCAGTAGAAAACCATTCACCCGTGTTAATCGAAGCCATGACATATCGTTTGGGTGCTCATTCATCGTCTGACGACCCATCGGGATATCGTTCCAAAGATGAAGAGGCTAAATGGCAACAGCATGATCCCGTTAAGCGTTTTAAATTATGGATGATCAATAAGGGCTGGTTAACCGAGAAGCAAGATGCTGAAATGTACGAGAAATATCGTAAAGAGATCCTTGCAGAGCTTAAAGTAGCAGAGAAGCTACCTATGTCTATGCTCGATACTTTAATTGAAGATGTCTATGACACACCAACCCCTCGTCTTAAGCAACAGTTAAAAGACCTTAAGAAACATCTTAAGAAATACCCGGATTCCTATCCAAACAGTAAAGGGAGACTCTAA
- a CDS encoding alpha-ketoacid dehydrogenase subunit beta: MAEINMLQAINDALSIALESDENSILFGEDVGHFGGVFRATSGLQEKFGRDRCFNTPLTEQGIAGFANGLASNGMVAIAEIQFADYIFPAIDQIVNETAKFRYRSGNEFNVGGVTFRTPYGGGIAGGHYHSQSPEAYFTQTAGLKVVVPRNAYQAKGLLLASIRDPNPVIFFEPKRLYRANIGEVPDEDYEIELGKAEVVREGKDITLLAWGAQVEIVEHAADMAAKKGISCEIIDLRTLAPWDVDTLATSVKKTGRLLINHEAPLTGGFAGEIAATIQEECFLYLESPIARVCGLDTPYPLIHEKEYMPDALKTFEAIKATVNF, translated from the coding sequence GTGGCTGAGATTAATATGTTACAAGCCATCAATGATGCGCTATCCATTGCTCTGGAGTCCGATGAAAACTCGATTCTTTTTGGTGAAGATGTCGGTCATTTTGGCGGTGTTTTCAGGGCAACTTCGGGTCTACAAGAAAAATTCGGCCGCGATCGTTGTTTCAACACACCTTTGACTGAGCAAGGCATAGCGGGCTTCGCCAATGGTTTAGCCTCTAACGGCATGGTCGCCATTGCCGAAATCCAGTTTGCGGATTACATCTTTCCCGCCATCGATCAGATAGTCAATGAAACCGCTAAGTTCAGATATCGAAGTGGTAATGAGTTCAATGTCGGTGGTGTGACCTTCAGGACACCTTATGGCGGCGGCATTGCTGGCGGTCATTATCATTCTCAATCACCGGAAGCTTATTTTACCCAGACTGCAGGCCTCAAAGTGGTGGTGCCTCGTAATGCTTATCAGGCAAAAGGCCTGTTATTGGCGTCGATTCGCGACCCCAATCCGGTGATATTCTTCGAGCCAAAACGCCTCTATCGCGCCAATATTGGTGAAGTACCCGATGAAGACTATGAGATCGAACTCGGCAAGGCAGAAGTCGTTAGAGAAGGTAAAGATATTACCTTACTCGCCTGGGGCGCTCAGGTGGAGATCGTCGAGCATGCTGCTGATATGGCGGCTAAGAAAGGCATCTCTTGTGAGATCATCGATCTGAGAACCTTAGCTCCATGGGATGTTGACACCCTTGCGACTTCGGTCAAGAAGACGGGTCGTTTATTGATTAACCATGAAGCGCCACTGACGGGCGGATTCGCCGGTGAGATCGCGGCGACGATACAAGAGGAGTGTTTCCTTTACCTCGAATCACCCATCGCCCGAGTCTGTGGTCTGGATACGCCTTATCCTTTGATCCATGAAAAAGAGTATATGCCTGATGCGCTCAAGACATTCGAAGCGATTAAAGCAACGGTCAACTTTTAG